A single window of Macaca mulatta isolate MMU2019108-1 chromosome 9, T2T-MMU8v2.0, whole genome shotgun sequence DNA harbors:
- the NPY4R gene encoding neuropeptide Y receptor type 4-2 — translation MNTSHLLALQLPKSLQGENRSKPLGIPYNFSDPCQDSVDMMVFIVTSYSIETVVGVLGNLCLMCVTVRQKEKTNVTNLLITNLAFSDFLMCLLCQPLTAIYTIMDYWIFGETLCKMSAFIQCVSVTVSILSLVLVALERHQLIINPTGWKPSISQAYLGIVLIWVIACVLSLPFLANSILENVFHKNHSKALEFLADKVVCTESWPLAHHRTIYTTFLLLFQYCLPLGFILVCYARIYRRLQRQGRVFHKGTYSLRAGQMKQVNVVLVAMVVAFAVLWLPLHVFNSLEDWHHEAIPICHGNLIFLVCHLLAMASTCVNPFIYGFLNTNFKKEIKALVLTCQQSPPLEELEHLPLSTVHTEVSKVSLRLNGRSNPI, via the coding sequence ATGAACACCTCTCACCTCCTGGCCTTGCAGCTGCCAAAATCCCTACAGGGTGAAAACAGAAGCAAGCCCCTGGGCATCCCATACAACTTCTCTGACCCTTGCCAGGATTCTGTGGACATGATGGTCTTCATCGTCACTTCCTACAGCATTGAGACTGTCGTGGGGGTCCTGGGTAACCTCTGCCTGATGTGTGTAACTGTGAGGCAGAAGGAGAAAACCAATGTGACCAACCTGCTTATCACCAACCTGGCCTTCTCTGACTTCCTCATGTGCCTCCTCTGCCAGCCGCTGACCGCCATCTATACCATCATGGATTACTGGATCTTCGGAGAGACCCTCTGCAAGATGTCGGCCTTCATCCAGTGTGTGTCGGTGACGGTCTCCATCCTCTCGCTCGTCCTTGTGGCCCTGGAGAGGCATCAGCTCATCATCAACCCAACAGGCTGGAAGCCCAGCATCTCTCAGGCTTACCTGGGGATTGTGCTCATCTGGGTCATTGCCTGTGTCCTCTCCCTGCCCTTCCTGGCCAATAGCATCCTGGAGAATGTCTTCCACAAGAACCACTCCAAGGCTCTGGAGTTCCTGGCGGATAAGGTGGTCTGTACTGAGTCCTGGCCACTGGCTCACCACCGCACCATCTATaccaccttcctcctcctcttccagtACTGCCTCCCACTGGGCTTCATCCTGGTCTGTTATGCACGCATCTACCGGCGCCTGCAGAGGCAGGGGCGTGTGTTCCACAAGGGCACCTACAGCTTGCGAGCTGGGCAGATGAAGCAGGTCAATGTGGTGCTGGTGGCGATGGTGGTGGCCTTCGCTGTGCTCTGGCTGCCTCTGCATGTGTTCAACAGCCTGGAGGACTGGCACCATGAGGCCATCCCCATCTGCCATGGGAACCTCATCTTCTTGGTGTGCCACTTGCTTGCCATGGCCTCCACCTGTGTCAACCCATTCATCTACGGCTTTCTCAACACCAACTTCAAGAAGGAAATCAAGGCCCTGGTGCTGACGTGCCAGCAGAGTCCCCCCCTGGAGGAGTTGGAGCATCTACCCCTGTCCACAGTACACACGGAAGTCTCCAAAGTGTCCCTGAGGCTAAATGGCAGGTCCAATCCCATTTAA